Proteins encoded in a region of the Flammeovirga yaeyamensis genome:
- a CDS encoding iron-containing alcohol dehydrogenase family protein, producing the protein MHKNFKNIDKIVYGKGAFNQIDDILAPKRDENDKFMVFIVDKYFEGKKLADRIPAHDGDMVFFEDIDQYEPTTDQVDRLRDQILAEKGLPSGIIGIGGGSIMDIAKALSLMVTNEGSSQLYQGLNLVKKAGIYHMGVPTVAGTGAECSMTAVLTGPVKKLGLKCDWTVFNQAVLDPELLATVDTNQWFYTGMDCYIHCIEAESGLYFNAYSKAYGDQALALCREVYLGDNAGQNLENDEKLMIASLFGGLSLTYSEVGACHAISYGLSKILGTRHGFANCLAFYHLEEFYGDAVGEFKEMIKKHNVDLPQGLSKEWSEETIDAMVEVSYNLPHMWNHAIGLDWEEKWTREDIKKIFKRL; encoded by the coding sequence ATGCATAAGAATTTTAAAAATATCGACAAAATCGTTTATGGAAAAGGTGCCTTCAATCAAATTGATGACATCCTAGCTCCTAAACGTGATGAAAACGATAAATTCATGGTATTTATCGTTGACAAGTATTTCGAAGGAAAAAAACTTGCTGATCGTATCCCTGCTCATGATGGTGATATGGTATTCTTTGAGGATATCGACCAATACGAGCCAACTACGGATCAAGTGGATAGACTTCGTGATCAAATCTTAGCAGAGAAAGGTCTTCCTTCTGGTATCATTGGTATCGGTGGAGGATCTATCATGGATATTGCTAAGGCTTTATCTTTGATGGTTACTAACGAAGGTTCATCTCAACTTTATCAAGGATTAAACTTGGTGAAGAAAGCAGGTATCTACCACATGGGTGTTCCTACAGTGGCAGGTACAGGTGCTGAATGTTCTATGACAGCCGTTCTAACTGGACCTGTTAAGAAATTAGGCTTGAAGTGTGATTGGACAGTATTTAACCAAGCTGTTCTTGATCCTGAGTTATTAGCTACTGTTGATACCAACCAATGGTTCTATACAGGTATGGATTGCTATATCCACTGTATTGAAGCTGAAAGTGGTTTATACTTCAATGCTTACTCAAAGGCTTACGGTGACCAAGCATTAGCCCTTTGCCGTGAGGTGTATTTAGGTGATAACGCTGGCCAAAATCTAGAAAATGATGAGAAATTGATGATTGCCTCTCTATTTGGTGGTTTATCATTGACTTATTCTGAAGTAGGTGCTTGCCACGCTATTTCATATGGTTTATCAAAAATCTTAGGTACTCGCCATGGTTTTGCGAACTGTTTAGCATTCTATCACTTAGAAGAATTCTATGGTGATGCTGTTGGAGAGTTTAAAGAAATGATCAAAAAACATAACGTTGATCTTCCACAAGGTCTTTCTAAAGAATGGTCTGAGGAGACAATCGATGCTATGGTAGAAGTTTCTTACAACCTACCACATATGTGGAACCATGCAATTGGTCTTGATTGGGAAGAAAAATGGACAAGAGAAGATATCAAAAAGATCTTCAAACGTCTGTAA
- a CDS encoding DegT/DnrJ/EryC1/StrS family aminotransferase: MPGTEYFGDEERKEVMDVLESGMLFRYNHDDQRNGHWKAREFEELFQNYTGAKHAHAVSSGSAAVACMMAAAGIGHGDEVICTPFTFIAPIEAVLFAGGIPVFAEVDETLNLSAASIEAAITPRTKAVLLVHMCGAAADLDGIKAVCDKHNIKLLEDAGQALGAFYKGKHVGLFGEAGAVSFDFFKITTAGEGGVCFTNDTDKYEIMGQFSDHGHSHVGDNRGMEPHPIMGFNYRLGELNAAVAVAQMRKLEMIREQNRKNKAILKERLRKEVPFITFRCLPDEEGDSATFLNFFMETPELALKASKEVQGVAYWYTNMYHFINQWDHLKQLKSPYKLAIHDYEHRQDWNTIELPKSQNIIGRLLSIGIRATWTEEEINAFADQLISQLKQVVVEHA; this comes from the coding sequence ATGCCAGGAACGGAATATTTTGGTGATGAAGAAAGAAAAGAAGTAATGGACGTTTTAGAGTCCGGAATGCTTTTTAGATATAACCATGATGATCAAAGAAATGGTCATTGGAAAGCTAGAGAATTCGAAGAATTATTCCAAAATTATACTGGTGCAAAACATGCTCACGCTGTTTCATCTGGTTCTGCTGCTGTAGCTTGTATGATGGCTGCTGCTGGAATTGGACATGGTGATGAGGTTATTTGTACTCCTTTTACATTTATCGCTCCTATCGAGGCTGTATTATTTGCTGGTGGTATTCCAGTATTTGCTGAAGTAGACGAAACATTAAACTTGAGCGCTGCCTCTATTGAAGCAGCAATTACTCCAAGAACAAAGGCTGTATTATTGGTACACATGTGTGGTGCTGCAGCTGATTTGGATGGAATTAAAGCAGTTTGTGATAAGCATAATATCAAATTATTAGAAGATGCAGGTCAAGCTTTAGGTGCTTTCTACAAAGGAAAACACGTAGGTTTATTCGGCGAAGCTGGTGCTGTTTCTTTTGACTTCTTCAAAATTACTACTGCTGGAGAAGGTGGTGTGTGTTTCACAAACGACACAGATAAATACGAGATCATGGGTCAGTTCTCTGATCACGGTCACTCTCACGTTGGTGATAACCGTGGAATGGAACCTCACCCTATTATGGGCTTCAACTACCGTTTAGGAGAGTTAAACGCTGCTGTTGCTGTAGCTCAAATGCGTAAGTTGGAAATGATCCGTGAGCAAAACAGAAAAAACAAAGCGATCTTAAAAGAACGTTTACGTAAAGAAGTTCCTTTTATTACTTTCCGTTGTCTGCCAGACGAAGAAGGTGATTCAGCAACTTTCTTAAACTTCTTCATGGAAACTCCTGAACTTGCACTTAAAGCATCAAAAGAAGTTCAAGGTGTAGCTTACTGGTACACAAACATGTACCACTTTATCAATCAGTGGGATCACTTAAAGCAATTAAAATCTCCATACAAATTGGCTATTCATGATTATGAGCACCGCCAAGATTGGAATACAATTGAATTGCCTAAATCACAAAACATTATTGGTAGACTTCTTTCTATTGGTATCCGTGCGACATGGACTGAAGAAGAAATCAATGCATTTGCTGATCAGTTAATCTCACAATTGAAACAAGTTGTTGTAGAACATGCATAA
- a CDS encoding DUF3667 domain-containing protein, translated as MKGSIHQQCKNCGNDLSNNDNYCSNCGQKNIDYNLKLRDLIQEFADELMSWDSRLFHTFIPFITNPAKLSKAYLEGKRVKYVQPFRIYLVCSIVFFFLFNHLVVTDDGIVINKSGKEKVKNKSEEKKENSIPFSVIDFGKDSVINEVTVNGDRFDKKIIEAYKNETVLTNDFIRDSLGVKEWINVIIIKQGQKIYNDNGKTLKQSIFANMSVAVMLLVPLFALYLKLFYIRKRGGIKNLYIQHLVFSTHLHAFTLFCFTLMILISHFGPEDFSALINTFIWLYSFVMTFVMMKKFYGQSWIKTIIKGSLAMHIHFVSMFFFAILEVILSALIF; from the coding sequence ATGAAGGGCTCTATTCATCAGCAGTGTAAAAATTGTGGAAATGACTTAAGCAATAATGATAACTATTGTTCTAACTGTGGACAAAAAAACATTGACTACAACCTAAAACTTAGAGACTTAATCCAAGAGTTTGCAGATGAATTAATGAGTTGGGATTCAAGATTATTCCACACATTTATTCCATTTATCACCAATCCAGCAAAATTATCTAAAGCTTATTTGGAAGGAAAAAGAGTAAAGTATGTTCAACCCTTTAGAATATACCTTGTTTGTTCTATTGTCTTCTTTTTCTTATTTAATCATCTAGTTGTAACAGATGACGGTATAGTCATTAATAAAAGTGGTAAAGAAAAAGTAAAGAACAAATCAGAAGAGAAAAAAGAAAATAGTATCCCATTTTCAGTAATTGATTTTGGTAAAGATTCTGTTATAAATGAGGTGACTGTTAATGGAGATCGTTTTGATAAAAAAATCATTGAAGCTTATAAAAATGAAACCGTCTTAACCAATGATTTTATTCGAGATTCATTAGGTGTAAAAGAATGGATAAATGTGATTATCATTAAACAAGGGCAGAAAATATATAATGACAATGGTAAAACTTTAAAACAGTCCATATTTGCAAATATGTCGGTTGCGGTTATGTTGTTGGTACCTTTATTTGCTTTATATCTCAAACTATTTTATATCAGAAAAAGAGGCGGAATAAAGAATCTATACATACAACATTTGGTCTTCTCGACTCATCTACATGCATTTACATTATTTTGTTTCACTCTAATGATTCTGATTTCACACTTTGGACCAGAGGATTTTAGTGCTTTAATAAATACCTTTATTTGGCTATATAGTTTTGTAATGACTTTTGTAATGATGAAAAAGTTCTATGGACAGTCCTGGATAAAAACAATTATTAAAGGCAGTTTAGCAATGCATATACACTTTGTAAGTATGTTCTTTTTTGCTATCCTAGAAGTGATATTATCCGCTTTAATCTTTTGA